A stretch of the bacterium genome encodes the following:
- a CDS encoding type II secretion system GspH family protein, which yields MSSIEMKKGFTFVEVLATLTFVAIVLPVIMKGISLSTVAASESRKRSEATILAQGKMSEIVSSNVFDFAEVSGDFLPENEDYSWTAELIGWEGETLKELIVKVLWTSRNEERSVDLSTLVYMSDQVDME from the coding sequence ATGAGTTCTATTGAAATGAAAAAAGGGTTTACTTTTGTTGAAGTTCTTGCAACTCTTACATTTGTTGCGATAGTTCTTCCAGTGATTATGAAAGGTATATCTCTTTCAACTGTTGCGGCGTCTGAAAGTCGGAAACGGTCAGAAGCAACTATTTTGGCTCAAGGCAAGATGTCTGAGATTGTTTCTTCTAATGTTTTTGATTTTGCAGAAGTTTCTGGAGATTTTTTGCCTGAAAATGAAGATTATTCTTGGACTGCTGAATTGATTGGGTGGGAAGGGGAAACCCTCAAAGAACTTATTGTTAAGGTGTTGTGGACATCAAGGAATGAAGAACGCTCAGTAGATCTTTCTACACTTGTGTATATGAGCGATCAGGTAGATATGGAGTAG
- the gspG gene encoding type II secretion system major pseudopilin GspG translates to MDNKGVKSGFTLIELLLVMVILSVLATVVVPKFTKRSEQARIVAAQSSITNLEVALESFEVDTGRYPTSEEGLQALVSAPAQLNNWRGPYVKRGVPKDPWGNNYIYKSPGEHNTNSFDLYSYGPDRQEGGDDDIDNWSDQ, encoded by the coding sequence ATGGATAATAAAGGAGTAAAGAGTGGGTTTACTTTAATAGAATTGCTACTTGTTATGGTTATTTTAAGTGTATTGGCTACAGTTGTTGTGCCAAAATTTACAAAACGTTCTGAGCAAGCGCGAATAGTGGCTGCTCAATCAAGTATTACCAATCTTGAGGTTGCACTTGAGTCATTTGAGGTTGATACTGGTAGGTACCCTACCTCTGAGGAAGGGTTACAGGCTCTTGTTAGCGCCCCTGCCCAATTGAATAATTGGAGAGGACCTTATGTTAAGAGAGGAGTGCCCAAAGACCCGTGGGGGAATAATTATATATATAAATCTCCTGGTGAGCATAATACCAATAGTTTTGATCTTTATTCCTACGGACCTGATAGACAGGAAGGTGGAGATGACGACATTGACAACTGGTCTGACCAGTAA
- a CDS encoding prepilin-type N-terminal cleavage/methylation domain-containing protein encodes MTTLTTGLTSKKLNQKKGFTLLELLLVMIIIAVVMGVTAPSLGLFSGSRHIINASANFVALTDYARSQSISEGRIYKLNIDKNKNVFWLTARNNGSFEKINKEIGRNFLLPEGVEIESLEIMYSYQDTEVPGLRMPGQWYTEDEPENQGEESIVFSPDGFIQPATLRMKDKKGNLLEIKCSSPSDRFYVVPMERDAI; translated from the coding sequence ATGACGACATTGACAACTGGTCTGACCAGTAAAAAACTGAATCAAAAGAAAGGGTTTACTCTCCTTGAATTATTATTGGTTATGATTATTATTGCTGTTGTTATGGGTGTAACCGCACCTTCTTTAGGGTTGTTTTCTGGCTCACGACATATAATTAACGCTTCAGCAAATTTTGTTGCTCTAACAGATTATGCTCGTTCACAATCGATTTCTGAAGGACGGATATATAAGTTGAATATAGATAAAAATAAGAATGTTTTTTGGTTGACGGCACGGAATAATGGTAGTTTTGAAAAGATAAATAAAGAGATAGGTAGAAATTTTCTTTTACCTGAAGGTGTTGAAATTGAATCTTTAGAAATTATGTATAGTTATCAAGATACAGAGGTTCCAGGGTTAAGGATGCCAGGACAATGGTACACGGAAGATGAACCTGAAAATCAAGGCGAAGAAAGCATTGTTTTTTCACCTGACGGTTTCATACAACCAGCCACTTTGCGTATGAAAGATAAGAAAGGGAACCTGCTGGAAATAAAATGTTCTTCTCCATCAGATCGTTTTTATGTTGTTCCTATGGAAAGAGATGCTATATGA